In Aerosakkonema funiforme FACHB-1375, the genomic stretch AATGCACCCAGGATTCCATCTAAAAGAACCAGCGGATTAAATGTCAAGATAGCGTAATGACGGAAGTTTTTTTTCCAGGAATGGTGAGTTGTTACGTGGAGAGTACCAAAAATGTGTTCGGGTATGTGGTAAAAAAAGGTAGAAAGGAAGTCACCCAAAAACAGTAATAACCAAGCTACACAGATTGCTTCAAGCATTTTTACTTCTCAAATTCAATCAAACGTTAAAATCATACTTACTTTTGTTAAACTAAACCTTAAGAAAATATTAATATTTAATTAATTATTGAACATTTCAACTACTCTAATTGCTCATATGGCTTGAGCTAGTCCCATTTCTCCAAAAATGCCATCGATATCAACGAGATCGATCGGCCATTAAACTTATCGATTCCCACTCTAAAAGGAGTATGAAACTATGTTTGATTACAGCTTAGAACATCTCTTTTCTTACACCATAATTCTGAAAAACCCGATTGAGTTTATTTGTCAGCAATCGGTAATTTGTTGAAAATTACCTTATTTGAGTGCAATTACAGGCTCTAGCAATGCCATAATAGTTTTCTGCAATCCTATCTGGTAATCGATTTTAATGACTACGCCCATACAAGTTCTAGTTACTGGTGCAACAGGACGTACAGGTTCGCTCGTTTTCCAGAAATTACAGCAACGTCCCCAGCAGTTTATAGTGCGGGGATTTGCTCGTTCCAGCGATAAAGTTCGGCAATTATTCGGCACAAGCGATAACTTTTTCTACGGTGATATCCGCGACTCAAACACTCTGATCGAAGCGCTAGAAGGTTGTTCTGCGTTGGTCATTCTCACCAGTGCTATTCCCCAGGTGAAAGGAATCCCACAACCGGGTCAGCGTCCTGAGTTTACCTTTCCTGATGATGAAATGCCACAAGTAATCGATTATCAGGGTCAGGTTAATCAAATCGATGCTGCAAAAGCTTCTGGAATCGATCGTATAGTTTTGGTCGGTTCAATGGGCGGCACTAATGAAAAGCATCCTCTTAACAGTATCGGCAATGGCAACATCTTGATTTGGAAACGTAAGGCAGAACAGTATTTAATTGATTCTGGCATTGATTATACGATCGTTCGCGCTGGCGGTCTATTAGACCAAGCGGGCGGCAAACGAGAACTTCTAGTCGGTAAAAATGACACCATGCTGGTTAATCCACCAAATGGAATTCCGACTTCGATTCCCCGTGCAGATGTGGCAGAAGTGGTGGTGCAAGCTTTGTTGGCACCAAATGCTCGCAACAAAGCATTTGACTTGATTTCTCAACCGGAAGATGCGCCCGGTACTGTAGTGACTACAGATTTTACCGCTTTGTTTGCACAAACGACACCAGGATTGTGATTTATTAGACATCTCCTCCACAAGAATCTCAAAAGGCAGGCAGGATGCCTACCCCACAAGAATTTGTGGAGATGTCTAATAGACATCTCCTCCAAAAGAATACGGAAGATTTGCAAATCCAAAGAAAGGTGTGTTATAGTAATAAAGCTGAAAA encodes the following:
- a CDS encoding SDR family oxidoreductase, which produces MTTPIQVLVTGATGRTGSLVFQKLQQRPQQFIVRGFARSSDKVRQLFGTSDNFFYGDIRDSNTLIEALEGCSALVILTSAIPQVKGIPQPGQRPEFTFPDDEMPQVIDYQGQVNQIDAAKASGIDRIVLVGSMGGTNEKHPLNSIGNGNILIWKRKAEQYLIDSGIDYTIVRAGGLLDQAGGKRELLVGKNDTMLVNPPNGIPTSIPRADVAEVVVQALLAPNARNKAFDLISQPEDAPGTVVTTDFTALFAQTTPGL